One segment of Bacteroides caecimuris DNA contains the following:
- the prmC gene encoding peptide chain release factor N(5)-glutamine methyltransferase: protein MNRITAYIRQSLQEVYPPEEVKALSMLICCDMLGLDALDIYMGKDIILSECKQRELENIIFRLQKNEPIQYIRGIAEFCGRNFKVASGVLIPRPETAELVELIVEENPNARRLLDIGTGSGCIAISLDKKLPDAEVEAWDISGEALAIARKNNEALEARVRFLQRDVLADDWGKIPSFDVIVSNPPYVTETEKNEMDANVLDWEPGLALFVPDEDPLRFYNRIARLGSELLLPGGKLYFEINQAYGRETAHMLEMNQYRDVRVIKDIFGKDRIVTANR, encoded by the coding sequence ATGAATCGTATCACCGCTTACATTCGCCAATCTTTGCAGGAAGTATATCCACCGGAGGAGGTAAAAGCCCTTTCGATGCTGATTTGTTGCGACATGTTAGGTTTAGATGCGCTCGATATTTACATGGGCAAAGATATAATTTTATCTGAATGCAAACAGCGTGAATTAGAAAACATTATATTCCGTTTACAGAAAAATGAACCTATACAGTACATTCGTGGTATTGCGGAGTTTTGTGGAAGGAATTTTAAGGTTGCTTCCGGCGTACTGATTCCCCGGCCGGAGACCGCGGAGCTTGTGGAACTAATAGTAGAGGAGAATCCAAATGCTCGGCGTCTATTAGATATAGGTACGGGAAGCGGATGTATTGCGATCTCTTTGGATAAAAAACTTCCGGATGCAGAAGTAGAAGCTTGGGATATTTCGGGAGAAGCATTGGCTATTGCTCGTAAAAACAATGAAGCCTTGGAAGCTCGGGTGAGATTTCTACAAAGAGATGTTCTGGCCGATGACTGGGGAAAGATACCGTCTTTCGATGTTATTGTTAGCAATCCGCCTTATGTGACCGAAACGGAAAAGAACGAAATGGACGCTAATGTCCTTGATTGGGAACCGGGGCTGGCCCTGTTTGTTCCTGACGAGGACCCTTTACGGTTTTATAATCGTATCGCCCGTCTGGGAAGTGAATTGCTCTTGCCGGGTGGGAAACTTTATTTTGAAATCAACCAGGCCTATGGTCGGGAAACAGCACACATGCTTGAAATGAACCAATATCGTGATGTTCGTGTTATAAAAGACATATTTGGAAAAGATAGAATAGTTACAGCTAACCGATGA
- a CDS encoding regulatory protein RecX, which translates to MSAQLTDEEALNRVASYCSTAEHCRAEINEKLQRWGIAYDTIARILDRLESEKFIDDERFCRAFVNDKFRFAKWGKMKIAQGLYMKKIPSDVAWRYLNEIDEEEYLSILRDLLASKRKSVHAADDYELNGKLMRFAMSRGFELKDIKRCIDIPDEEEQID; encoded by the coding sequence ATGAGTGCACAATTAACTGATGAAGAGGCTTTAAATCGCGTAGCCTCTTACTGCTCCACTGCCGAGCATTGCCGGGCAGAAATAAATGAGAAGTTACAACGTTGGGGAATTGCCTATGATACCATTGCGCGTATTCTTGACCGACTGGAATCAGAGAAGTTTATTGATGATGAACGTTTCTGCAGGGCTTTTGTAAATGACAAGTTCCGCTTTGCCAAATGGGGGAAAATGAAAATAGCCCAGGGACTTTATATGAAGAAGATCCCATCAGATGTGGCATGGCGTTATCTGAACGAAATAGATGAAGAAGAATACCTTTCTATTTTGCGTGACCTGCTGGCTTCGAAACGGAAAAGTGTCCATGCGGCAGACGATTATGAATTGAATGGAAAGCTGATGCGATTCGCTATGAGTCGTGGTTTTGAACTGAAAGATATTAAACGTTGTATCGACATTCCCGATGAAGAGGAACAAATTGACTGA
- the ribD gene encoding bifunctional diaminohydroxyphosphoribosylaminopyrimidine deaminase/5-amino-6-(5-phosphoribosylamino)uracil reductase RibD — translation MAKSTKMEEEKYMRRCIELAKNGLCNVSPNPMVGAVIVCDGQIIGEGYHIRCGEAHAEVNAIRAVKDESLLKRSTIYVSLEPCSHYGKTPPCADLIIEKQIPHIVIGCQDPFSEVAGRGIQKLRDAGREVTVGVLEEECKSLIRRFITFNTLHRPFITLKWAESADHFIDIERTGGKPVLLSSPFTSMLVHKKRAEADAIMVGRRTALLDNPSLTVRNWYGHNPIRVVLDRALSLPDDLQIFDGNVPTLIFTEKQQPEKKNITYITINFSHNPLKQIMEALYQRKIQSLLVEGGRQLLQSFIDNELWDEAYIEKCPSRLHSGVKAPQMDDNFSYSIEEHFERHIWHYVRRI, via the coding sequence ATGGCGAAGAGCACCAAAATGGAAGAAGAAAAATACATGAGACGTTGCATTGAGCTTGCAAAGAACGGGTTATGCAACGTATCTCCAAACCCGATGGTAGGGGCTGTTATTGTATGTGACGGGCAAATTATCGGCGAAGGTTACCACATTCGCTGTGGCGAGGCACACGCGGAGGTTAATGCGATCCGTGCTGTCAAAGATGAGTCATTATTGAAACGTTCTACGATTTATGTCAGCCTGGAGCCTTGTTCGCATTATGGAAAAACGCCTCCTTGTGCTGATCTTATTATAGAGAAGCAGATACCACATATTGTTATCGGTTGCCAAGACCCTTTTTCTGAAGTAGCCGGACGGGGAATTCAGAAACTACGGGATGCCGGACGGGAAGTGACAGTCGGTGTATTAGAGGAAGAATGCAAATCGCTGATTCGCCGTTTTATCACATTTAACACACTTCACCGTCCTTTCATCACACTGAAATGGGCAGAATCAGCCGATCACTTTATTGATATAGAACGTACAGGTGGAAAACCGGTACTCCTCTCCTCTCCTTTTACTTCCATGCTAGTGCATAAAAAAAGAGCGGAGGCGGATGCGATTATGGTAGGCAGACGAACTGCTTTATTGGACAACCCGTCACTTACGGTACGTAATTGGTATGGACACAACCCGATACGCGTTGTGTTAGATCGCGCGTTATCCCTTCCAGATGATTTACAAATATTCGATGGAAACGTGCCTACATTAATCTTTACTGAAAAGCAACAGCCAGAAAAAAAGAACATCACATATATCACTATCAACTTTAGCCATAACCCACTGAAACAGATCATGGAAGCATTGTATCAACGAAAGATACAATCATTATTGGTGGAAGGAGGCAGGCAATTGTTGCAATCATTCATTGATAATGAACTATGGGATGAAGCCTATATCGAAAAGTGTCCCAGCCGGTTACACTCCGGTGTTAAAGCACCTCAAATGGACGATAATTTTAGTTATTCGATAGAAGAGCACTTCGAAAGACATATTTGGCATTATGTTCGTCGAATATAG
- a CDS encoding isoprenyl transferase, with protein MSYIEQIDKTRIPQHVAIIMDGNGRWAKQRGEERTYGHRAGAETVQNITEEAARLGIKYLTLYTFSTENWNRPQDEIAALMNLLLESIEEETLMKNNIRFNVIGDFKKLPVEVQKSLASCIERTSKNSGMYMVLALSYSSRWEITEAVRQIATQVKTGEISPEQITDEYISSHLNTNFMPDPDLLIRTGGEIRLSNYLLWQCAYSELYFCDTFWPDFNKEELYKAIWEYQQRERRFGKTSEQIS; from the coding sequence ATGTCCTATATAGAACAAATAGACAAAACTCGGATACCACAACACGTAGCCATCATCATGGACGGCAACGGACGATGGGCAAAACAACGAGGGGAAGAACGTACTTACGGTCACCGTGCTGGCGCTGAAACGGTACAGAATATTACTGAAGAGGCTGCCAGACTGGGGATTAAGTACCTGACACTTTATACCTTCTCTACCGAGAACTGGAATCGACCACAAGACGAGATAGCAGCTTTGATGAATCTATTGCTCGAATCTATTGAAGAAGAGACACTGATGAAGAACAATATTCGCTTCAACGTAATCGGTGATTTCAAGAAGTTGCCGGTTGAAGTTCAGAAAAGTTTGGCATCATGTATAGAACGCACATCCAAGAATAGTGGAATGTATATGGTACTAGCTCTTAGTTACTCATCACGTTGGGAAATAACTGAAGCAGTACGGCAAATAGCAACGCAGGTAAAAACGGGAGAAATATCTCCCGAACAAATAACCGATGAGTATATCTCATCTCATCTGAATACTAATTTTATGCCCGATCCGGATTTACTGATCCGCACGGGAGGAGAAATCCGGTTAAGCAATTACCTTCTATGGCAATGTGCTTATTCGGAGCTTTATTTTTGTGATACCTTCTGGCCGGACTTCAACAAAGAAGAACTCTACAAAGCCATTTGGGAATACCAACAAAGGGAACGCCGATTCGGCAAAACCAGTGAACAGATCAGCTAA
- a CDS encoding DUF6242 domain-containing protein yields MKIKFLSFIASFFMVSFVITSCLDDDNNIEYSPDATIHAFELDTIGGYGVKYKFTIDQLSCEIYNEDSLPVHADTIIDKILIKTLTTASGVVTMKDKSGNDSVLNINDSIDLRKPLTIKVWSTEALAGISPNQTKEYTIKVNVHNYDPDSLRWKYMNKIDDQIVGEQKSIIWGNEVFTYSVVGSQLYAYKNSLTNFGSWNRIEIEGLPAGKLPTSIITFQFDGSNAMLYATSDDKVYESEDGINWEASTKFGDGVELLLATLTNKDVSRICYIKKGADGQRYFYHQTNNEQQETLETYNEGKVPANFPTKNISYTVYESATNIKSVLLVGDTETATLADDSELETTIVWGYDGNKWVEFSTTSSVAYCPKYTQPSIIYYNDLVYIFGQDFSSIYVSNQGLFWKKANAKFSFPHRDWSKGGTPNPSVDPEFRGKTNYSMVLDPNTQNLWIIFSKGNASFKEEVEKEESTKATTTETHTYEHGSEVWRGRLNQLWFDLANAKK; encoded by the coding sequence ATGAAAATAAAGTTTTTATCATTCATTGCGAGTTTTTTCATGGTGTCATTTGTTATAACGTCATGTCTTGATGACGATAATAACATCGAATATAGCCCGGATGCAACTATACATGCGTTTGAACTTGACACAATCGGGGGGTATGGGGTAAAGTATAAATTCACAATTGACCAATTATCATGTGAAATCTATAACGAAGACTCACTTCCTGTTCATGCCGATACCATCATTGACAAGATTTTAATCAAAACATTAACAACTGCATCAGGTGTTGTTACAATGAAGGACAAAAGCGGAAACGATTCCGTCTTAAACATCAATGATTCAATCGATCTTCGAAAACCGCTTACTATAAAGGTATGGTCAACAGAAGCATTAGCAGGTATATCTCCTAATCAAACTAAGGAATATACTATTAAGGTAAATGTGCATAACTATGATCCGGATTCGTTGAGGTGGAAATATATGAATAAAATAGATGACCAAATTGTAGGAGAACAAAAATCTATTATTTGGGGAAATGAAGTTTTCACATACTCGGTAGTTGGCAGTCAATTATATGCATACAAAAACTCTTTAACCAATTTTGGCAGTTGGAATCGTATAGAAATAGAAGGATTACCGGCAGGTAAACTTCCGACTTCTATCATAACCTTCCAGTTCGATGGAAGTAACGCCATGCTATATGCCACATCCGATGATAAAGTTTATGAATCTGAAGATGGAATAAATTGGGAGGCATCCACGAAATTTGGTGACGGAGTGGAGTTACTTTTAGCCACATTAACAAATAAAGATGTTAGCAGAATTTGTTATATAAAGAAAGGAGCAGATGGTCAACGCTATTTCTATCATCAAACAAATAATGAACAACAAGAGACACTTGAAACTTATAACGAAGGAAAAGTGCCTGCTAACTTCCCAACTAAAAATATATCTTACACGGTATATGAATCTGCGACAAATATTAAATCTGTCCTTTTAGTAGGAGATACAGAAACAGCGACTTTGGCTGATGACAGTGAATTAGAAACGACCATTGTATGGGGATATGACGGAAACAAATGGGTTGAGTTCTCAACTACTTCCTCTGTTGCATACTGTCCTAAATACACTCAACCATCTATTATATATTATAATGACTTAGTATACATATTTGGTCAAGACTTCAGTTCTATTTATGTTTCCAATCAAGGATTATTCTGGAAAAAGGCGAATGCAAAATTCTCCTTCCCCCATAGAGATTGGAGCAAAGGAGGAACTCCAAACCCTAGCGTAGATCCTGAATTCAGAGGCAAAACCAACTATTCAATGGTGCTAGATCCTAATACTCAAAATCTATGGATTATCTTTAGTAAAGGAAATGCTAGTTTCAAAGAAGAGGTAGAGAAAGAAGAAAGTACAAAGGCAACCACAACTGAAACACATACGTATGAGCATGGTTCAGAGGTATGGCGTGGTCGTCTTAATCAACTATGGTTTGATTTGGCAAATGCCAAGAAATAA